The Trichoderma atroviride chromosome 5, complete sequence genome contains a region encoding:
- a CDS encoding uncharacterized protein (EggNog:ENOG41) yields the protein MNPISSNPVSSNPVSSNPVSSNPVSSNPVSSNPISTTRGDDDSQENDAPFVNALPRPGTAQRQPVASTAYQLGPRIRQTKKYLDFAIYEDETVHPIPQSRREYYGSNLPALADIFSGRKYSYAPHNVWHRGLYNLIHGASMTEMILSKTR from the coding sequence ATGAACCCCATCTCTTCCAACCCCGTCTCTTCCAACCCCGTCTCTTCCAACCCCGTCTCTTCCAATCCTGTCTCTTCCAACCCCGTTTCTTCCAATCCTATCTCAACCACCAGGGGAGACGATGACAGCCAAGAAAATGACGCTCCCTTCGTAAACGCCCTCCCACGTCCTGGGACTGCCCAACGACAACCCGTGGCATCGACCGCATACCAACTCGGCCCTCGAATCCGACAGACCAAGAAATATCTTGACTTTGCCATATACGAAGACGAGACGGTCCACCCAATACCACAATCCCGCCGTGAATACTACGGCAGCAACCTCCCAGCCCTCGCCGACATCTTCAGCGGGAGAAAATACAGTTACGCCCCGCATAATGTGTGGCATCGCGGGCTCTACAACCTCATCCATGGAGCGTCCATGACGGAGATGATATTGTCAAAAACACGTTGA